A stretch of the Fusarium musae strain F31 chromosome 2, whole genome shotgun sequence genome encodes the following:
- a CDS encoding hypothetical protein (EggNog:ENOG41) has product MDITDRLLTSQERQRLKEELLATNDDFIRHIPKVELHIHIDGMVTPELRWKLAQRNGLQVRMGNNKPVIKSLDDLKRAYASIISTSQRRQYEHLDPSLIPPTFFEAYYSGHDVLRTRQDFYDVAMAYFHGASEMNVRYCEVFFDPQAHTSRAVSWEDMMGGLRDAQNEAARTLNVKAAWIMCFLRDQSPDSAMEHYEAALPYRDMIVGIGLDSNEHKRPPVLFKEVFQQAKNDGFKITAHCDVGQEDTYQNIHQLISPSEGILTPRIDHGLNAADKPELLELIVSQGIGMTICPWAYLRRFNLEEIGRRMRTLIDAGVKVCISSDDPPFMEGAWIMHNMLLARQLCSLTEEDIVQIMKDAVEISWADQDVKMEILAELDGNSYRSRNNG; this is encoded by the exons ATGGACATCACTGATAGACTCCTTACATCGCAAGAACGGCAGAGGCTGAAGGAGGAGCTCCTAGCAACGAACGATGATTTCATACGCCACATCCCAAAGGTCGAACTGCACATCCACATCGATGGAATGGTCACACCAGAACTTCGATGGAAACTAGCCCAAAGAAATGGCTTACAAGTGCGCATGGGAAACAACAAGCCCGTCATCAAATCTCTCGATGACCTGAAGAGAGCTTAcgcatccatcatctcaacttcCCAGCGTCGCCAATATGAACATCTCGATCCGTCTCTGATCCCACCTACCTTCTTCGAAGCCTACTACTCTGGCCATGATGTCCTCCGAACGCGACAAGACTTTTATGACGTCGCGATGGCGTATTTTCATGGCGCTTCGGAGATGAATGTGCGGTATTGTGAAGTGTTTTTTGACCCGCAGGCACATACCAGCCGTGCTGTTTCTTGGGAAGATATGATGGGAGGACTTCGTGATGCCCAAAATGAGGCCGCCAGGACGCTAAAT GTCAAAGCTGCTTGGATTATGTGCTTCCTCCGCGATCAATCTCCGGACTCTGCAATGGAGCATTATGAAGCAGCACTCCCATATCGAGATATGATTGTTGGCATTGGCCTCGATTCAAATGAACACAAACGCCCTCCTGTTCTATTCAAAGAAGTCTTCCAACAGGCTAAGAACGACGGTTTCAAAATCACAGCGCATTGCGACGTCGGTCAGGAAGACACTTATCAGAATATCCACCAGCTCATCTCACCATCTGAGGGAATTCTCACACCTCGTATTGACCACGGCCTAAACGCAGCAGACAAACCAGAGCTTTTGGAGCTTATCGTGAGCCAAGGCATCGGCATGACAATCTGTCCCTGGGCTTATCTGCGGCGCTTCAATCTCGAGGAAATTGGCCGTCGTATGCGGACGTTGATTGATGCAGGTGTCAAGGTTTGCATTTCTAGCGATGATCCTCCCTTTATGGAGGGGGCATGGATCATGCATAATATGCTGCTCGCTAGACAATTGTGTAGCTTGACTGAAGAGGATATTGTACAGATAATGAAAGATGCGGTGGAGATTTCTTGGGCAGATCAAGACGTGAAGATGGAAATTTTAGCAGAGCTTGACGGAAATTCATACAGATCCAGGAATAATGGATAG
- a CDS encoding hypothetical protein (EggNog:ENOG41) gives MDSLVLSSGTTTPLTSTAQSLRSSSRPSTPATGKDVLFSRPPSPTRTTPDEYVLVVGGLGYIGSHTTWELLKDGSNVVVIDNLSNAFVHVLDTLNDMTDQRFTMSRRRPELHFYEADFRDDTKIQEILFRYSSPSGSQIKRVIHFAAYKSVSESIEQPLKYYDNNVGGLIRFCNTLSTFSIKNLIFSSSATVYGSLADAGGRLVEESCAHTTTEWRDDSGKNQTTLQGCTGLTNPYGRTKWICEAILSDLAVADPEWTITALRYFNPIGCDESGRLGEDPRVAPTNLMPVLLKVMLGEIDHLQVFGTDWDTRDGTAIRDFIHVSDLARGHLAALAVKEGQGFQTFNIGTGTGQTVYEVVEAMKSASGRDIPVVKVGRRQGDVGVCVADPGRAMTQLGWKPQKTLLESCQDLCRFLEANGTKIQSQ, from the coding sequence atggatTCTCTTGTATTGTCCTCAGGCACAACAACCCCTCTCACAAGCACTGCCCAATCATTGAGGTCATCTTCTCGACCGAGTACTCCTGCAACTGGAAAAGACGTCCTATTCAGTCGTCCTCCCTCTCCCACCCGTACAACTCCAGATGAGTACGTCCTCGTCGTTGGTGGCCTTGGCTACATCGGCAGCCACACAACATGGGAGCTCCTCAAAGATGGAAGCAATGTAGTTGTCATTGATAACCTCAGCAATGCTTTTGTTCATGTTCTTGATACACTCAATGACATGACGGACCAACGCTTCACCATGAGTCGTCGTCGTCCAGAGCTTCACTTCTACGAGGCGGACTTTCGAGACGATACTAAGATTCAGGAGATTCTGTTCCGTTACTCCTCACCTTCTGGATCACAAATCAAACGAGTGATTCACTTTGCTGCATACAAGTCTGTCTCGGAAAGTATTGAGCAGCCACTCAAATACTATGACAACAACGTCGGTGGACTCATCAGATTCTGCAACACATTATCAACCTTTAGTATCAAGAacctcatcttctcatcGTCAGCTACTGTGTATGGTTCACTCGCAGATGCTGGTGGTCGGTTGGTCGAAGAGTCTTGTGCCCATACTACAACGGAGTGGCGCGATGACAGCGGCAAGAATCAAACAACTCTTCAGGGGTGCACGGGTCTCACGAATCCATATGGACGAACAAAATGGATCTGCGAAGCTATCCTTTCTGACTTGGCCGTTGCGGATCCTGAGTGGACTATCACGGCCTTACGATATTTCAACCCTATTGGTTGTGACGAGTCTGGTCGGTTAGGGGAAGATCCCCGTGTTGCACCAACCAACTTGATGCCCGTCCTCCTCAAAGTCATGCTTGGCGAGATCGACCACCTGCAAGTGTTTGGTACAGACTGGGACACCCGGGACGGAACAGCTATCCGAGACTTCATCCACGTCTCTGATCTTGCCAGGGGTCATCTTGCCGCCCTTGCGGtgaaagaaggacaaggcttCCAGACTTTCAACATTGGCACTGGAACTGGCCAGACGGTCTACGAGGTTGTTGAAGCTATGAAGTCTGCGTCAGGGAGAGATATTCCCGTGGTGAAAGTGGGACGCCGCCAAGGTGACGTGGGAGTTTGTGTCGCTGATCCCGGAAGGGCCATGACTCAACTGGGATGGAAGCCCCAGAAAACATTGCTTGAAAGTTGCCAGGACCTGTGTAGATTTCTGGAGGCGAATGGGACTAAGATACAATCGCAGTAA
- a CDS encoding hypothetical protein (EggNog:ENOG41) produces MTLKKGAALAFVCSCIAALVISNWFTGWMGKAIAQTRSYMLPVLVIVLTLEPLMFLIILSIARVPPYNPPKTHSPSVVRETVNEKNPSDLERGVVAAVAEAWETAFVIPCHNSDREALRKVIESAYPHFRPQDIFIIDNGRSRHPQDLSFRHWLKKLHPDIVYIWSPIGSKNAAQLVGSLAAKNYKYILTTDDDVSLPENYRHPIHLMNGHLRAVAFPLAGTDAEGNIPLGMVSWQDCEYRMAGLVKLAEDPTCGVNFPHGAGWFVDRDIFVELLSKYHPMDFIAEDANAGFSIMRLGKGIAFDAQVTLATEVPATVLGPGLNWCKQRIKSWEMGRHSLIWKIMRHLFRMNGQRTIQGVLMQKGLFLYVLACLVIDWVRIPVLVALGAHKEYWIFFFSLAFVACIPPLLYNYLSCWHRPDMRIGLATIATYPVYKQLYSFVSVFGAVRWALFYIGGHVRAKPIRKMLKDGDEACFWLDPRFETNPAWLADEKEKMVADELAMRDVGST; encoded by the coding sequence ATGACGCTCAAGAAGGGCGCTGCACTTGCATTCGTTTGTTCTTGTATTGCTGCGCTTGTTATCTCGAATTGGTTCACTGGTTGGATGGGAAAGGCTATTGCTCAGACTCGGAGTTACATGCTCCCTGTTCTTGTTATTGTTCTTACTCTTGAACCTCTTATGTTTCTTATAATCTTGTCTATTGCGAGAGTTCCACCATATAACCCGCCCAAGACGCATTCCCCTTCGGTTGTGCGGGAGACTGTGAATGAGAAGAATCCTAGCGATCTAGAGCGCGGCGTGGTGGCGGCCGTCGCAGAGGCCTGGGAAACCGCCTTTGTGATTCCTTGCCACAATTCAGACCGCGAAGCTTTACGAAAGGTGATCGAGTCCGCATATCCCCATTTCAGACCCCaagacatcttcatcattgacaaCGGTCGATCTCGCCATCCGCAAGACCTCTCCTTCCGCCACTGGCTCAAGAAACTCCATCCCGATATCGTCTACATCTGGTCCCCCATCGGTTCAAAGAACGCAGCTCAACTCGTCGGTTCCCTGGCAGCCAAGAACTACAAGTACATCCTAACAACAGACGATGATGTCTCTCTCCCCGAGAACTACCGCCATCCAATTCATCTCATGAACGGCCACCTCCGCGCCGTTGCTTTTCCTCTAGCAGGCACTGATGCAGAGGGTAATATCCCCCTAGGTATGGTCTCTTGGCAAGACTGTGAGTACCGCATGGCTGGTCTTGTCAAACTCGCTGAGGATCCTACATGCGGCGTTAACTTTCCCCACGGCGCTGGATGGTTCGTCGATCGCGATATATTCGTTGAGCTTCTATCGAAATATCATCCTATGGATTTCATTGCTGAAGATGCTAATGCTGGGTTTTCTATCATGCGTCTTGGGAAGGGTATTGCTTTTGATGCGCAGGTTACGCTTGCGACTGAAGTTCCGGCGACTGTGCTTGGTCCGGGGCTGAACTGGTGCAAGCAGAGGATCAAGTCATGGGAAATGGGAAGGCATAGTCTGATCTGGAAGATAATGCGTCATCTATTTCGCATGAACGGGCAGAGAACGATCCAAGGAGTTCTTATGCAAAAAGGTCTCTTTCTTTACGTCCTCGCCTGCCTAGTCATCGACTGGGTGCGTATTCCCGTCCTGGTCGCTCTCGGCGCGCATAAAGAATACTGGATCTTTTTCTTCAGTCTTGCCTTTGTCGCCTGTATTCCTCCCCTTCTCTACAACTATCTCAGTTGCTGGCACCGTCCTGATATGCGCATTGGACTTGCCACCATCGCTACTTATCCTGTTTACAAGCAGCTGTACAGTTTTGTCTCTGTTTTTGGTGCTGTTCGTTGGGCACTGTTTTACATTGGGGGACATGTGAGAGCGAAGCCTATTCGGAAGATGCTCAAGGATGGAGATGAAGCGTGTTTCTGGCTGGACCCAAGATTTGAGACGAATCCTGCTTGGTTGGCggatgagaaggaaaagatggTAGCTGATGAATTGGCAATGAGAGACGTTGGATCGACATAA
- a CDS encoding hypothetical protein (EggNog:ENOG41): MSSTTLSTASAVPTACTNLYDTPNQDNTCAMPFKANHTEIMQKCCGDAKIVSYYNGCGLYCVALDQTIGDLAKCLFANGAPDADVFCSGSKKTTKTKDADVPATAQASVISGDDDDKDDDDKSSTGTASGTSTATGTSSSSSETSTESGNAAAGFAPKSSINTLGLAIGALLFSSMAAGAFQL, from the coding sequence ATGTCTTCCACAACCCTCAGCACCGCCAGCGCCGTCCCCACGGCCTGCACAAACCTCTATGACACCCCCAACCAGGACAACACCTGCGCCATGCCCTTCAAGGCCAACCACACCGAGATCATGCAGAAGTGCTGCGGCGATGCCAAGATCGTGAGCTACTACAACGGCTGCGGCCTCTACTGCGTCGCCCTCGACCAGACTATCGGCGACCTCGCAAAGTGCCTCTTCGCCAACGGTGCCCCCGATGCCGACGTCTTCTGCAGCGGCAGCAAGAAGACCACAAAGACAAAGGACGCCGACGTCCCCGCTACCGCCCAGGCTAGCGTCATCTccggcgacgatgatgataaggacgatgatgacaagaGCTCTACTGGTACTGCTTCTGGTACCTCCACTGCCACTGGTACCAGCTCTTCCAGCTCCGAGACTTCTACTGAGAGTGGAAACGCCGCCGCTGGCTTCGCTCCCAAGTCTAGCATCAACACCCTTGGTCTCGCCATTGGTGCtctgctcttctcctccatggCTGCTGGTGCTTTCCAGCTGTAA
- a CDS encoding hypothetical protein (EggNog:ENOG41), whose translation MFKGRLADTFSFANPNKKFTTRPLLYHQKATDTLPERVALQYARRYFVGFGAIPRSHDIPPISEAQAEALDALHFLGDKLSVSTNFAKGDMQFINNLAVFHARDAFTDSPTQQRHLLRLWLRDPENAWETPEPLRERWAELYEGVTPDAQVFPLEPYIRSASNKAR comes from the exons ATGTTCAAAGGTCGGTTGGCTGACACTTTCAGCTTCGCAAACCCGAATAAGAAGTTTACGACTCGACCGCTTCTCTATCATCAAAAGGCAACCGATACACTGCCTGAGAGAGTTGCCTTGCAGTACGCTCGTCGATACTTCGTTGGATTTGGTGCAATACCAAGAAGCCACGACATTCCACCTATctcagaagctcaagccGAAGCCCTCGATGCACTTCACTTCTTAGGAGATAAACTTAGCGTTTCGACAAACTTTGCAAAAGGCGATATGCAATTCATCAACAATCTCGCTGTATTTCACGCTAGAGATGCATTCACTGACTCGCCAACGCAGCA gcgccatcttcttcgtctctgGTTAAGAGACCCTGAAAATGCTTGGGAGACTCCGGAGCCGCTGCGTGAGAGGTGGGCAGAACTGTATGAGGGTGTGACTCCAGATGCTCAGGTGTTTCCGCTGGAGCCGTATATTCGTAGTGCTAGCAACAAGGCCAGATAG